The sequence below is a genomic window from Cucumis melo cultivar AY chromosome 5, USDA_Cmelo_AY_1.0, whole genome shotgun sequence.
CACAACTGAGAGAGAGATGAACAGTTTGGAAACAGTAATCAATACATTTTAAAACATCATTTGCATATAGAATAATTGCGTCATAACCAAAAATGTCTTCCTTGATGTTGCAAGTAGCATCTACAAACAAAACACTGACGTTGAGGTTAGAAAAGAGTCTAAAAAGCTCTTGCCTTTGAAAAGAATCAGCATGTATGGCAGCACACCTAGAAAATAAGTCTAAATATTTTGCAATCCAGTCACATCTGAAAGGCATAGACGAAATATCCTCGTTATGTAGAGGTTTACTTTGGTCGCCCTAGATAGACCAAACACTAACACCAACCAATCCTAGCCCAAAACCCAGATTTGATGAAGCCAATAATTCATTGACTCATCCTTTATTAAGAAAACCATTGTGAATGACTCTGCCAAGTAGAAAGTAAGCAACGTCAAACCCTACCAGCTTGTTGACATTCAAATAAAGCTTGCCTTCATGGACGCACCCAAAGCACCACATAAGAGTCTTTCTGGATTAGAGATGACATGTCGACGATATAAGTTCAAACTCGTCGGAATGTAGTTGTGGAAAGTGTACCAAATAAAATGTTTAACCTTGATATTTTTGAACGCTAAATTTTTTTCCATCAATCATCCACCCATTCGAGATAGATGAAGCCTCAATAGAACCTCGCTCAAAGCTCAAATGATAACCACTGTTAACTATGTATATACCTTTACCATCAAAATGCCAAATCCACTGATAGCTCTATGTAGAGAGTGGAATACAAGTGGAATACAATAGCTCGTTGTTTAGCTAAACGTAGATTTTTAGCGTCCAAATTTCTTGGATTTCTACATTCCTTTATTGGTTTATTGTATACGTCATGATGTATCTAATTCTCTTACTCTATTGGGATGTGATAATTAATTGTTGTTTTCATTTGGGGTAGACGTTACCATTCACATTTAACAACTTCCAATTTAAGAAATCATtgtcaaataaattttttatttatttttaatcgTAATCATGTATATGattgaaatttgataaaaataattgaaaggAAAACAACATTAAAAATAGCTTATTTTTTCTAATAGATTTGGGCAATTTCACCTCTTTTTcttgtaaaaaatatttaataaattgttaacCTCACATTAACGATTGTACTGATTAAAATCATAAACTTTCTTTACtgattaaattattaaattttctttaCTTTCATTGAGTCATCAAACTTTCTTtaagtaaatcaatttaaatattttatattttgtttttttttaaatcgttAGTTAATGATTTTGTATCTGCGCCCGTATGTATATTCTcgatattatttcttttttctcaaatcatttaattatcaatttaatataatatttgacatctctaaacttaaaatatttgaaCGATCTAATAagtgaaaataaatattaattattatatgaaTTTGAGCAGAGTAACTTCTAGATAAATTTAATACACTACCTAAAATTATAATAGCTGGTGAGTTATTTTTTTGGTTGACTTTTAAATATCGTAGAGCCAAATGAAACAGTGCCGATGCATTCATACAACTGCTTAGGAAAGAtagatacaaaaagaaaattgtaaGTATTGTTATTTTGAATGAAATAAAACGTAAATAGTTATAATTAGAGAGCCTAAATTGATGTGTTAATAAATTACACAAAGTTTAGGGTtagaaattgattttttttaaataattattggGCGTAGCCAAAGCTGAAGCCGACAGTAATACTGCTTTCCGTGGAGCAAATCAACGGTTTCCGTTTCCACTTCCATAAAACGACGACAACTTTTATGCGTACGATTTCCCAACTTTGTTCTACCGTTTCAGTCCCATCGGAGTCGGCTAAGCTTCCTTTCCGGCGAAGCCCTTTTTGCTCTTTGAATACATTCAGATTCAGACAACACACACTCCACTGAACTCCAACTTCCTCTCTACTTTCGCATGCAGCTCCGTCACTGTCCTTCATCCGCGATTCTTCCGGTTTCGGAGCTTCTGAGTCAGCGGAACCTGGTGATGATGATTTGCTTCTAGAGCTGTTGATTAACTGCTGCTGTTGCATCGTTTACTTTTCGAGATCTTGCTTAAAGCGTTTCGCAGTGGAGTGAGAGTTGAGTGTGGAGTTCATGAAGATTGGGGATTAGGTTTTCTGTTTGTGGTGGTTTGAATTCGCGGTTTGTATGAGAGGTGGATAGAGTTGGTGATGGATATGGAGGTTGAAGGTGACTTGGAGTTCCTACTGGACTTTGAGATGTTGCAGCTCCCCGAGGTGTCTTCTTTTGCTTTGAAATCCAATCCTTATGTCGTTGAGGCGCTGTTCTCGCAGTGGCTTTCGCTTCCTGAGACTGGCCGACTGGTACTTGTTCGATTCATTTTTTGTTTAGAAACTCTATCGTACTTCCGAAGTCTCTTTTGTAGCTTCATATAAGTAAGCGAATGAGAAATTTTCGTTTCGTGTAATAATTTGTTCTGTGAATTTCCATCTGATTTTTCCCGACCATTTCCCCAATTATTATTTTGAACTTAGGTGAATTCTTTGGTTGCTGATGCGAAGTCCGGTGCTTCTTTGAATGTTGGCGGCAACTCTACTGGAATCAATGGTGTTTCTAATCATTCTTTACCTTCCATGTTTCCCGGTGGCAGTACTCCTCCACTTTCACCTCGCAGTGCATCCAGTTCCCCACGTATGGCGAAACAGAGGTTTGGCCCTTCTTCGTTAGGTTCTCCGCTTAAGTTGGTCAAGGAGCCAGCAAGAGAGGCTATACCACAGGTATTGAGCAAACTGTTGATGGTTAGCTAATTATTAATCCAAGTATGCAGGATTTGCATACTTGACTGCCCAACCTTGTATTAGAGTTGTTACAAGTTGACATAGCCTCATGAGACACTGTAATATATTTGCAGTTCTATTTTACAAGTGGTCGTCCAGCACCGAATGAATTGACGGAAGATTTTCTGTCTAAAGCGAATCAGTTTTTTCTGTCTCGTTCGGATGGAGTGCAAATAAAGGGTGAGGTTGAGCTGTAATGCGTTGATGGTCTTTTCTTGCTATGTTTCTTAAGGATATATTTCAATTTCCTTCTTTCAATGCAGAATTTAAATCAGTCACAAAGGAGATTTGCAAGTTACCTTCATTTCTCTCCACTGCTCTTTTTAGGAAGATTGACGTTAACTGCAACGGAAAAGTATCAAGGTATGCATTTAACCTCCCCACTGCATTTCTTAGGATTTTGGTGAATAATAATTGCTTGATCTTTTGCATGTGGGCAACATGGGACTCTCAATTAAACCCTGATGAATGaatgagttttttcttttctttatttttgtagATTTTTATTGGAATGTAATGACTTTGGTGTTTATTTTGTAGAGAACAGTTCATCAATTATTGGATTATGAGCAATATGTTAACCATGGATTTAGCATCCCAAGTATTTACTATTCTCAAGGAACCAGAGCGCAATTACCTTGTTCAGGTATAGTTTTCAATCAAAAGTAGCATATCTGTGCTTTGCATTCAAACGTTGACGAGAATTTGTATCTTCAATTCAGGATGATTTCAAACCTGCTTTACAAGAACTTTTGGCAACTCACCCGGGGTTGGAGTTTTTGCAAAGTACACCAGAATTCCAGGAAAGATATGGTGAGAAGATTGCCTGCTACACTACTTTTCCAGATGTGTAATCAGGAACTGATTTTGTAGATATATTGTTCTATATTATTTAGATGACCTTGATCTCACTGTTGCTTTTACTAATATAATTTGGTTGCGATTTCCATGCGCCAATACATTCTTCTGAAGGGCTTTGACTTCGACTAAAATATACCTACTGGAGTTTTAACAACAATACGATGTTTTCAACCCAAATAAACATGATAAATGTTCACTGCTCTActgttttatttaaaaaattttaaattaataaagaaCATTCCACTCAACTTTCTGAAGTTATTTATGTTCTCAACCTCATATATTTTCCCTTTCATGATTTATTTAGGCTTCATTTGATACCCATTTGGGTTTTTGAAGTTAAGCTTATGAACTATTACAgctatagattttttttttttaatttttttttgttatctaatttttagagacatttttaaaatccaagccaagttttgaaaacttaAGAAAGTAGTTTAtagactttttttctttttttttttggaattagGAATTTGGTTAAGAATTCAAATAACTTCTTAGGAAAAATGATATCCATCACCAAGAAATCTTGAGAACTTAAAATAAtctcaatttaaaaaaaaaacctaaatggTTAACAAACGAGCGTTTTAATTGTTTAATTGCTCGATGTACTAAATTTTAAACCACTCATTTGTCCTCTTTTTGTAAATGGTTCAAAATTTACTTGCTAGTCTAATGTTCATATGGATCTAATATTTTGCAATGTGAAACTGATTCCATGTGTACTTTCTCTTACAAATGGAGCAGCTGAAACAGTCATATACAGGATATTTTACCATATTAACAGATCCAGTAACAGTCGTATTACCCTCAGGGAGTTGAAGCGTGGGAACTTAATTGCTGCAATGCAGCATGTGGACAAGGAAGAAGATATCAACAAAGTCCTGAAGTATGTTGATATGTTGACGATACTCAGCTTTCTTTTAGGAAATCAGAATGTTAGCTATGGGGGCATTTATCTTGATACACGTTTGACACTAATCACATAGTTATATTCTCCAAGGAAACTTGAACATGATAAcagattttctttatttctctaCTGTTTTGTGGGGGAGATAATAAAATTGCGCTTCAGtctttttatgaaaaaaatgttttggtTTCTTTTGAACTTTAatctttttgaaaattaaggtCTACCTGATTTTTTCTCTACATGGTTAAAAATATGTGCTttttttatttagattttaGATCTTGCTCTATACTATTGTTCTTGTGTGGCTCAGGTACTTCTCTTATGAACACTTCTACGTGATATATTGCAAATTTTGGGAGCTTGACAATGATCATGATTTTTTTATCGAGAAAGAGAATGTAATCAAATATGGTAACCATGCTCTAACCTATCGGATTGTCGATAGAATCTTTTCTCAGGTTTGAAGTTTTCCCCTTGTATTATTCTCATCTATTGATTGGTTTTTCTTTAGGTTTATTCTTGGGTCAACAAGCTTTTTATTTGCTGAATCTTTTCCTCTCAGATTCCAAGGAGATTTACTTGCAACGTTGAAGGGAGGATGGGATATGAAGACTTTGTTTACTTCATTTTGGCTGAAGAGGATAAATCATCCGAGCCGAGTCTTGAGTACTGGTATATTTACTCTTTCTGTGTCTGGAGGTCTTGCGTAAACTTTCCTGTAGTTCAATTTTAAGCTATTTGACGTTTGAACAAAGAATAGGCAGTTTGAACATAAATCAATTTTGCAAAATCAAATATTTCTTTAGAAAATGTCCACTCCCTGAACTGCAAGAAAGTATGGAAAGAAGTAGGATTTCAGACCCAAATCATTTAATCTACTGCAAtatcaaatgttaaaatttctCTAATAATTTTTGTGGAATTTTAGTTGTGACCTCTTGTCAAGATCTTTATCtaaattcttttgttatttttctccTTTCCTAGCCAAAACTAATTGGATATCCTCTCTTGATTTTAATTATGATGTAATGGAGGCAATATCTTTGTCTTGTTTGGAGGGGAAGACAAACATAATCCAAATTAGGATGTTCCTTGATCTTTAGATTGCTTTTTGTAGGTTCAAATGCATTGATCTAGACGGAAATGGAGTGCTCACAAGGAACGAAATGCAGTATTTTTTTGAAGAGCAGTTGCACCGAATGGAGTGTATGGCTCAGGAACCAGTGCTTTTTGAGGACATTTTGTGTCAGATTTTTGATATGATTGGACCAGAGGTCAATTCCTTGACCTAGTTATCGCCactccttttttattttcttagcTTATTTCAGGCAagaatatgatttttttaattgatGTATCGTTTCATATATAGAATGAGGAATGCATTACATTACGAGATATCAAAAACTGTAAACTTGCCGGACATGTTTTCAACATCCTTTTCAATCTCAACAAGTTTGTTGCCTTTGAAAGTCGTGATCCATTCCTAATCCGTCAGGTAAAATGAAGTTTTTGCCTCAGTTTTGTGGAAAATGGATTTAGAGTTCCAACTATGTTCTTCATTTAAGTTCTGAAGATAAAATtaatattctattttgttaGGAACACGAGGATCCAACTTTGACTGAATGGGATCGATTTGCACATAGAGAATATATTCGTCTTTCCATGGAAGAAGAAGCTGAAGATGCTTCAAATGCAAGTGATGTCTGGGATGAGTCACTTGAGGCTCCTTTTTGACGTATGGGTAATCTCTATCTtgtccttctttttctttcattttctcatTTCTGTAATTTACGTGTGATTAATATGCTTCCAGTTGAAAGTTGTCTGGGTTGATGGATGGTTAAACAAACCTCCtcaaaaaacattttttttttatcttttaatttttataagtaatgaatttcattgatgatGAAATTTACAAAAGAAAGGCTTTTAGCTCAAACCAAAGGAGTTAAAAGTGAAGATAAACTATAGTAGATGTAGAAAGATATACATTTGCACCATGTGATAGCAACATAAGATAGATAACACGGTAAAAAAAACCTAACAAAAGTGAGGCTACTCCATTCCCAAAACAAAGGCAAATAAATTTAATAGAAAAGATACCGGATATTGCCCCTTATAAGGGAACTATTGAGTTTTCCTATGAACATTCTTGTAATTATTACATCTTAGAGACCAACCACCCGAGACTCCATTCCAGCAAAATGAATCTAACTTGTGCTATTACCAACCCTGACACAGAAAAAGGAAGAGCACGCGAGGAGGATGAAACATCTCTCCCAAAATCTTCCCAAAACTCAATTAAAATTGGAACCATTACCGacattattatcattaattttaccttttttttcacTGGAACCACTGCCCACATATATAAATTCACTTTCCATTAAAATTTCCTTAGCTATAGCGACTAGAAACTAGCGTGTAAGCACATCTATTAAGCTGCTCCTACCCAATCCCATATTCACCAAAAAGCTTCCTTTCTATATAAAACCTCCAAAGCCATTTAGCAATCACAGAGATATTTCCATTCCTGAAGTCTCCAATGCCTACGCCACCTAACTGAATGGAGTGAGAAGCAGCTTTCCAATTGATTAGATGAGCTTTCCTTTTCATACGATAACTCTTTGAAAGAATAACCCCAAGAATTTATCGATTTACTTTGCCACTTTCATAGAAATCTTGAACATTGTAGGGTAAATAGAGATAGTAATTCCTTTTCTTAATTCTAATCCATATAACTCTTTCCATCATGGTTGATCAATATGCCTTATAACTTGGTTACTACCAAGGGAAAGGCTAAGTAAGATACCCCCATAGGCCACTTTCGAGGATCACATGAGCCGATGAGAGTATATTGTTTGTTTATGGCATGTATAAGCTCCTCATTTAGTGCGATTTTAAATGCAGGATGTAAACACAGAAATGGTACTCGGTTGATCGCAATATTGGACGTTGAGACGAGAGATGTGCTTAACGAAACTTCACAGTTTGGCTGAACAAGAAATGTAAATTGCATGAAGTTCCCCTGCAGGATAGGTAAGCCTGGCCATATGAGACTGCTAAATCAATTCTTGGCTTATTTCCATGTGATATCCTTTTGCCATTTCCTCTACTCGATTTTTTTATTTGCAGCATCATAACATATCTTTCGCCGCCTTCGTTTGTTCATGCTATTGTAGTTTACATTACAGATCGAACTTGATGTTGTTTTGTTAGATTCATTGCCAAAATAGCACACCTGAAATTACATGTGGATCGCAATTGTCAAAACCAAAATCAATTGTATAGAATTGACTCTACATcgtgttttctttttctttctagcTAAGTCTGTTGAATGcttcaaaaaaatttcttttggAACTTGCACTCTCTCTTGCATGAATTTGGAAGCCTAGGAAGAATAACGATCATTGTTTCAAATGCATAAGCTTATGTTTTCAAGTCCAAAAGAATTGTCATGTTAGTTGAAGTTTTTAATTGTAATTAGCTACAACTTTAGCATAACTCAGCAAATTAAAACATATGCTCTCGACTAGGGCGTTTGAGGTATAGGTTTGAAACCCTTCACCTCCACAAATCTATATACTATTTTCCTTGTTCCATAGTTAGTTTTTTGCTCAATATTCTAACAAATATTTTACTCTTGAAATGTTTCCGAAATATCAAAGTAATGCTGTCATGCTATTAGTTTTTGATAGAAATtgttaaagttttgtttaaaaaatactcCTAAACCATTAAAAAAGTTCATAATATTCTCAAACTTGAAAGAAGTTTTTAAATACTCATTGATCCAATTTTTACACAAAACAATTCTAAcacccaaaataaaaataaaaatttaaagttaaaacattaatttcataataaaagttctttctttcaaacatactaaaacaataattagTTAAATGAAAAAAGTGTATTCAACTTTTAACACATGGTAAATTATTAATAGCGAAatcaaatattattatattgtGTCAAAAGTatgaaaattgttttaaatgaagtAAACTTTGTCCATCTATATTTATCTAAGTCTATCACAAAAAGTAAGTGTAAAATGTTCTTGAGGGTAAAATGTTCTTGCATTTTATCATTTAAGAAGATATTTTGAAACATACTAAAGGTCCAGACTGTATACCTCAAACAAAAGTAAAGGATTTCAATTTTCCTCTGGACTTGAAACATTGTGAAGTGAAATTTCTTTTCATATAACCCTTTTTTTCTAAAGTAAACATATGGGAGCAATAAAATGCTTTTAATTTATTCTCATCCAACTAATTTTAGTACTAAATTAATAACTATTAGATTCGTTAGAAATTGGTATGTTTTATCACTTTGGACATCGGAGATTCAAATCACCATATCTCATTTGTgagtaaaaaacaaaaaataaaatgttgTGTATACTATCCTTTAGAAGATTCAACTTTGATTACATTATatgctaaaattttatttttaattctatcCTTATTTTGCCCAAATTTATTAACTATTTTTCCTTCATATTAGATttaaattgtaattttttttaaaaaaaaagattttgttcaattttattttcatgGTTACCCAATAAAATCTTAACattatataaaacaataaatacCAAGATATTTGAATTAGAAGATTTCCCAAATTAAATATACATCGATCCATTAATAGTTTGGGATTGTGTTTGTTGACCTCCTTTGAGTTTCTTGACGAGGAAGAGTAAACTACTTGAATGAGATAGTGAGACGGTCAATCTTTAAGGTTCTATTCATAGACACCATCCATCATTGTATTTAATTAGGACATTCTCTTTTTACTCAATAGatctaataaaataatgaaCTCGAAAGAGATAAGCCACAttgataataatataagaaataaaataaatctaacattctcccacttggctcattgacattatttaccatatacattcatagacataatgcccataattaaacttcataacatatcatgTCAAGTCAAAGAAACTACCAAAGAATCATGACGGTCATACATCATTGCATTAATATACTCCCTTTCATGTATCGCTGTAATAATTCTTCTATTAACGtgatctataataaagataaacaATAAAGGTCCGACAATAAGTGTCTTTATCAAAGACGATGTCCTGTTTGATTTACATAATTCatttatgtatatactaatTATAAGAACATAACCATGAGATAAaatcagaaacaataaataaatgagctgAAAGTGTGAAATGATAATGATATCTTCTAATGCTCATATGTTTAACATGATCATCATTGAATGTCTTTGGTGGCAATCCTTTAGTTTAATAGATCTGCAATCATAAGTTTAGTGCTAATGTGTTTGATTGAAACTCTTTgtttttgaacttcttctttaacaacaaagtattttaatttcatatgtTTAGCATCTTTAGAATACTtgttttttttgaagaaaattgTTGCAGAATTATCACGGTAAATCTCAGTGGCTTGACAAAACTATCGACAATTCCAAGTCCTAAGATAAAGTTCTGCAACCATAAATCATGAACTGTAACCTCAAAGCATGCTACAAATTCAGCCTCCATAGTAGATGCAGCTATATAAACGGTTTTGCGCTTTTCCATGAAATTGTTCATTCAGCCAATAGGAACAAATAGCCAAAAGTGAATTTTCGTAAATTCATGCACTCGACAAAATTCGAATCTGAATATCCAATCACCTCAAGATGATCATATCTCTTGTAAGTAAGTTCAGTCCATATATTGACCTCTTTAATTTACACACCATATGTTCTTTTCCTTCAACCATAAACCTTCTAGTTGATCCATGACCACTTCTTCATCTAAAGTCCAATTTAGAAAGGCAGTTTTCGTATTCATTTGATGAAGCTTTAAATCATAATGAGCTACAAAAGTcataataattcttaataaGTCATTTTTCGGGACAAGGGAAAAGGTCTATTTGTAGTCAATGCCAT
It includes:
- the LOC103499427 gene encoding probable serine/threonine protein phosphatase 2A regulatory subunit B''delta isoform X2; the protein is MSNMLTMDLASQVFTILKEPERNYLVQDDFKPALQELLATHPGLEFLQSTPEFQERYAETVIYRIFYHINRSSNSRITLRELKRGNLIAAMQHVDKEEDINKVLKYFSYEHFYVIYCKFWELDNDHDFFIEKENVIKYGNHALTYRIVDRIFSQIPRRFTCNVEGRMGYEDFVYFILAEEDKSSEPSLEYWFKCIDLDGNGVLTRNEMQYFFEEQLHRMECMAQEPVLFEDILCQIFDMIGPENEECITLRDIKNCKLAGHVFNILFNLNKFVAFESRDPFLIRQEHEDPTLTEWDRFAHREYIRLSMEEEAEDASNASDVWDESLEAPF
- the LOC103499427 gene encoding probable serine/threonine protein phosphatase 2A regulatory subunit B''delta isoform X1, yielding MDMEVEGDLEFLLDFEMLQLPEVSSFALKSNPYVVEALFSQWLSLPETGRLVNSLVADAKSGASLNVGGNSTGINGVSNHSLPSMFPGGSTPPLSPRSASSSPRMAKQRFGPSSLGSPLKLVKEPAREAIPQFYFTSGRPAPNELTEDFLSKANQFFLSRSDGVQIKEFKSVTKEICKLPSFLSTALFRKIDVNCNGKVSREQFINYWIMSNMLTMDLASQVFTILKEPERNYLVQDDFKPALQELLATHPGLEFLQSTPEFQERYAETVIYRIFYHINRSSNSRITLRELKRGNLIAAMQHVDKEEDINKVLKYFSYEHFYVIYCKFWELDNDHDFFIEKENVIKYGNHALTYRIVDRIFSQIPRRFTCNVEGRMGYEDFVYFILAEEDKSSEPSLEYWFKCIDLDGNGVLTRNEMQYFFEEQLHRMECMAQEPVLFEDILCQIFDMIGPENEECITLRDIKNCKLAGHVFNILFNLNKFVAFESRDPFLIRQEHEDPTLTEWDRFAHREYIRLSMEEEAEDASNASDVWDESLEAPF